Within the Plasmodium relictum strain SGS1 genome assembly, chromosome: 12 genome, the region TTCTTATGTTATCtgcatttaaaattttaatactcCTAGCATCAGCCTTTTCAATAGATATTAAACCTTCCTTTTTTAATcttcaaagaaaaaaaaaaaaaaagtgaatatataaaaataatatagaaaattaaaacataattaaaaaaaaaaaaaaacaataaaaagaaataaaacaaattagataaataaaaaaaaaaaaaaaaataaaaaggaatatataaaataaataattataaatacgTTAATAGaagtaatattaatattaaaaacttttgttttatcatatatataaatgtaatatTAAAATGTGTAAGTAAAATGCATATAATATTCATATCcttatttattattctttattttatattactatatttttcttcaatatgtaaatttattttcattatttaaaaaatgtttaataatataaaataaaaaatgaaaatatctTATTtcacattaaaaataaaaatgagatGAGACaattttatgtataaaaaaggaaaaaaattaaacttatTTATGTATTCTATATATTAGTAGTACGTTTTAAGAAGGTGGGGCTTTATCTTAACTGGCttaaaaatcatttttttttatcttttttaaactgaatttctattattttttttataataagtaaaaaaaaatgttaaaaaaaagaatcaataaaaaaaagaggtTAAAATTAAGCATCATATATTTTCAACAttagtaaaaaatattataatgaaaaaaaaattaaacatatatttatgaataaGATGTATAATTTTCAGTTGTAacgaaaaatataaaataaaattaaataaaaaataaaaaaaattaaatgaaaagaaaaaattagttGAAGTATAcgaggaaaaaaaaaaataaaaagtaaaaaataaaaatataaaatacaaaAGTGCTTGTATAACATTAATTTTTCCAACTTTTAATACGATAGTTacttgttttttatttttttacatttgaTATCCTTGTTAAcatactataaaaaaaaaataaataaataaaattaaattatattatatagtGAAAATATGTGGTTCTTCTACAGtttttaatgatattatatatatataatagaaaataatttattattttatttatttttttttaattattatttattaacatatatttaaaattataattcttAATTTCTCActtatagatatatatatatatatatatatatttttttttttatgtcaataatattaaataaaagttttaatcttatttttgctaaatattttcattcatTTAGTGTAAGAAACCAAAATAAATTGTTCttgttaaaaaataattccgAGAAAATAAGTTATGATTTAAAGATGAATGTAAGCATTTACAAAAACAAGGTGTTTAATACCAAAGATATTGTTGATGTGAGCATAAATCAAAAGGACTTAAAAGTGGAATTATCTAGTTTTAAGGATgacttttataaaataaaaaaagaaagtgtTAATATTGATGAATTAGAGAAAATTGATGTATCATGTACCAATACAAATGAATTTACTGAAAAAGAGAAAGATGAAACAAATACATTAAATTACAATGTAGATGAATTAAGAtgtttatacttttttttcttaataaatttattaagatttaaaaataacttagacttaaatttgataaaaaacgtttgtaatgaaattaataatgtCACATCATCAAatgtttcttttaaaaataattttttacatagtgtaactttaaaaaattttcttgttggtattttaaaaaagtgtGGTAAAGTTgagtataatttaaatgatttcTATAGTTCTATAAATATCATCCTTGAAAAATGTagtattttgtttttaaatgCATACAAAACGATTTCTTACTGTAAATACTTAACTTGTTGTTTATGTAgtatttttgaattatttaatttgaattgtgatgttctttttaaaaactcatttaacAACAACgtaaataatagtaatatcCATTCAATCAATAATTTGATATCTAGTATAAAATGGATGATTCATGATTCTAaagttgaaaaaaataatgagtTGTCTAAAAGGTTTAGTTCAAACATGTTGCTGTTTGTTTACATGCAAAGTAAATTAAGCGACGAATGTGAATATTTCATGAATTTAATTAAtcaaaatttcaaaaattgTATTGATAATTATAAAGCGGAGTGTGTTGAAGAAATGACTTccttgaatatatatattgatgttatatacaaaaatattaatgaaaacatTAGATCCCATATTGAAAATGTATTAGATATtgcaaataaaatattaccattatatataaataaattaaaggattttcttctttcgaatgaaattattataaatgaaaatactgATTTAAAAAAGCCCCCTTCAAATGGATTTATTGTTGATTTTAAATCTGAAGATAATTTGGAATTTTTACTTTTGGGAGTTTATGAAAACTATTTAAGAAATATTGCAAATATGTTTCTTGAAGCTTCCAGGAAAAAcgaattacaaaaaaataaagaaatgaaTAGGGTATATAACAGtctgttaatttttttaacagATATTATTATGCATATGAATATTATGTATGATATAAAAGCTTACAACAAAGCGATATCGCAAATTATGAAAAGCAAAAAAGTTTCTAGTTCAGTACATAATATAGGAATTGGATGCTTTGACTTTAAAAACTTTCTTTATTCCCTTATATCAAAGGAAAattcaaaattaaaattagaaaatgaaaatgaaataatgaaagataagaaaattattactaatcgtttttttaatttcctcaatgataattttttaccATATAAGTTTGAAGaagaaattaatgaaatattaatgCAGAAAAATATCAACTTTATCCTCAAGGTTCCAAAAGGAACAAAAGATTTTACTGGAGAAGATATGCaattaagaaatattttttttgattttataaaaaagaaatttttattacatgGTGCAGTTGAAATTGATACACCTGtatttgaattaaaagaaaCATTAACTGACAAATATGGAGAAGATTCCAAATTAATCTTTGATTTAAAAGACCAGGGAGGGGAAAATTTATCCTTAAGATATGACTTAACTGTACCTTTGTATCGTTTTATTAATACTAATGATATTAATCAATTAAAACGATTTCATATAGGAAAGGTATATAGAAGAGATGAACCAAGTATGAATAGAGGTAGATTTAGAGAATTTTATCAATGTGACTTTGATATTGTAGGAAAGTATGATAAGCTTCGTACCGACTTTCATATATTGTACATTTTCTGGGATATATTAAGTAACTTAAGGAATGTTATTGGTAACTTTAAGTGTAAGCTTAATCACAGGAAAATTTTAGAATATATTCTAATTTCTTCTAATATTCCAAAAGATAAAGTTAAAACAATATCTAGTAGTATAGACaaattagataaaataaCATTTCAGCAATTTAGAGAGGAATTACTAAATGAAAAAGGTATTCCTGTTGAATCTGTTGATAAAATAGAAGAATACATTTCTAAAACACTTAGCTTATCTCCGTTTTTGGTTATTGAATTTCTTAGAAACGATTTAAACCAATCAAATTTTGGtgaaacatataaaaatgaagttcTTGAAGTTATAAACCACTTAGAACAAATTTTTGAATTACTAAAACATTTTAATATGGTCAATCAATTTGCATTTGATTTATCTTTAGCGAGAGGACTTGATTATTATACTGGTATAATTTTTGAATTTGTTCTTTTATCAGAAACAAGTATAGGAAGTATAGCTGCAGGAGGAAGATATGATTATTTAATAAGAAACAAAAGAAAAGAGTATATTCCATCTGTTGGTGCATCAATTGGTATTGAAAGAATTATAACAATTGCTGAacaattcataaaaaaaaaaaatttagttttAACAGGTAGTGAacataaaaatgatttagtAAGTAAGGAAAGTAGTAGCAATAACACATCCAAGTTAAATTTGAAAGATAATTCAATAGATGTTCTTGTAtgcaatataaaaaaaaattgttttaaagAAACAATAGAATTATGTAAGAAATTGTGGGAACATGATATTTCTACTGAGTTTACATATGTTAAAGATCAAAGGATACAAAAACAACTGGTTTATGCTCTAGAAAAACAAATACCTCTTGTTGTCATAATTGGTGATGAAATTGAAAAAGGAATTGTAAAATTACGAGAATTAAcctatgataaaaataaatcagtagaagaaaaagaagtaaatataaataacatcgttagtgaaataaataattattttagaaataatttatcttggaaaaaaaatattacaaacattttatttgaaaaaaaagattaaataaataaaaagactatattcatatttcttatttacgtttcatttattttaaaaagtaaataaatacaaaaaataaatcttaTTCCctgtttttatttcatttagaaataaaaaaaaaaaaaaaaatgtatttatgATCGTAAATTTAATATTGTCACTTTTAAATAAGAATGCTAAACAATATAGTTTTAACTGCCATTTacttttttgaatttttaaaaatgaaatatatttttaaaaaaaaagtttaatcTTTCAtactaaatatttttttaatgaactaaaaatatttttaaaataaaattaggaaagcaatattatatttttttgtgtaaAAAAGGTTTAAAATAGGttaaaaactttttatacagaaaaaaaaaaaatataaatatatttgtgcaattaaaaaagatataatattGATGATCCATTAAATAAATACGTAAAAAtacaatatttaaaatatatatatatttatgcttATGTACACACTCCATTATGCAATAAATTCATAATTGCTCCCGCTAAAATTTgattatgaatatttttcttataaaaattactaaatttatgaattatttttagttAATGATATTCGAAAATAAAACAGGAAAAAAGAAAGTTTATtttaacctttttttttatgattgtGTTCAAAATTTGCTTTAcgtagaaaaaaattaaaaaaaaaaatgataatttttatttgcatATAAAAAGATTAATGTTTGTTGatcttatttatttcaaatttccttttttacatgtaatatttaattaaaagggaaaacaaaatattaacatattttttttttttttgatatggACATTGAATGGGATAACGaaacaataaataaattttataattatttatatgagATAATTAATTATGAGAAATGTTTGGAATTAGAAAAAGATATAAGAATAGAAACAGGTacagaaaataaattaaatacaaATTCACAATTATGTAATGGAGATaataatcaaataaatatatacacttacaaatttaaaaaggaTGAAGATGACATAGTGGGTGAGATTTTAGATAATGAAAAGcaagaagaaaatataaaaaagtctATACCATTAATAACTAAAAAAGCCTTTGCTATTTATACTAATGTAATTGATAAAGCAAAATCTGAAGGATCAAGTGTTAATTTGGAGACAGATCATTTTTTAAGAACAGATATTTTTAAACTTGTTTTTAGCAAATATATTACTTATAATACTAAagcaaaaattaaagaaattcattgtaaaaatacaaaaaacaTTGTTTCATTAGCAAAtcctttaaatataaaagattatgatttaaataaaataaatagcgAAACAATAGcaaatttaatgaataataatgtaggtattcaaaaaaattttataggAAAAGAGTATATGAAACTCATCTATGATGAATTGGTATttattgaatataataataacttTAACGAATTTAGTAGAGAATACAGAAATATACGGACTGATTTTTATTGTTGGGCATATATATCAAGTTTAGATagagaaaaacaaaaaggtttacataaattattaaaagaattatcattaattccatatgaattaaataaaaaagcaaATTTATCTTTACAAGTTTGCActttatttcaatttttgtACTTTTGTCCAAATAagtcatttttaaaaaaacattcTGAAGGAGGATATGGAAAATTAGACAATGGGAAAAAGATtacttgtatatatattcctCTAGTTCATTCAGGCAATGATatagaaattaaaatatataaaaatgaagataatttaaatgaacaaaaaaaaataaataataatgatactAATATTAATACAAATTTATTTAGTAAAAAAGACGATGTCCCAATTAAAGTAATAAAACCAGAAAGtgattctttaatttttttacaaacaagaaatatttcatatgaaatttcaaaaacaaaaaacaaattttttattgtcaATCTTTGGATTTCTGGTCCTGTTTCTCTCgataaaaaattgtaaaaatagTATGTTTCAAAgtttttttagatatattaactttaaagaaataaattattactcaaaaaaaaaaaaaattattaaaacaaataaaaacaaaaagaaaaaacaaaataaaataaaaatatacagaCGTAATATAACGAAAAATAGTGTGCTTACTTatgataattaaaatttttattctatattacatattatatatttttatgtatttttttttttttttttttaattttgtcaAATTTccaattattatataaatcatGTTTTACGAAACTTTATCAAATATAggcaaaaatatatatattttttttccatctatattttaaaagacaTCTTGATTAAATATCTCATTTataactctttttttttttttttctaattttgaaacatgaatatttttttaatgtgtaatattaaaaatattttaaataattaagtaATATCTACTTGctacttcaaaaaaaaaaaatgtgtatatatatatatatgaaatctATTAAATCTATAATATgaactaaaaatattatatagttcttcttttctttcttattttttttctcttattaACGTAAAAACTCCAATACATCCCagcatttcttttttttatacctATTTTACCAATGATATTGtaatattgtttttttctaACATTTTTTAACCAACTAAATGACAAGACTTttgaattttctttattaactaAATTACAAGTAgtgtttaattttattattacactactatttcttttaatattatttttattttttatttcactaCTTACAATTTTTTTGTCATATATAATGCAATTCGTCAAAGGAATAAAAcaacttttattatttagaatactttttatattcccttcatttatatttaaaggCGTTTTATAGTTTAAAATATTACTTGTATcaacatttatatttaataattgtaAAGAAGCAAAATTAAATTTGCAATTACTGTTATAGATTTTCTCAATTAAAGGAAATATACCTATTTTTTTCAACATTTTAGTATATAAAATTGtattaaaaagataatttatgtatgcaaatataataaaaaataaaattcgtATGTTAAGATaaaaggagaaaaaaaaaaaatatattttatgcttcattagaaaaaaagaaaaaaaaaattcaattttttatttcaaatataaaaatattttaatatagccgaagataattttaagtaatgcatacaaaattttttattaaataaataaaatgttcaagtattattttttacattttcattGAACTTTAGATTTTATGAAAGTACTAATCACTAATACATgactttaaaataaatttactaTGTAacgaaaaaaattaaaatataataaaaatcacCATTAAAACTTCCTCATATCTGAATTaccattatttatttacattttttcagatatatatatatatatagaatttcttttaaaagcTCGAAAAGAAAATGCTAAAATAATTACGCCTATATATTCATCATACacaaaaagaatataaatatttaatttgaaaattatttcaAATTCATTGATTCCGTTTTCGTTTGcgcatatattttaattctttaaattgtatatttgaaaaagacaaaaaatattactcCCATTTTTTTACTAAATGTATACAGaagataaataatattaatttaaaaaaaagtagtcatttataaaagtatGATTATgtaaagtataaaaaaacattttctttttatattttttttttttttttgcttttaaaatgaaatttattaaaatgtcATAAATAGTATTTAcctaataaaatatatgaatataattattataaaatacatattttttttttaagaaatccTAAAGTAGTAGTCCTAGAAATTTATACAATAACAAAATAAGTATAATTTAGTAAAActtatataatttcttttttttatcttgtttttcgttttttttttttttttttttatatataattatctccttttcttttatttttactgtaaacattataattttgctatttttaaataaactaTACCAAAAAATTGAAAACACTAGAGTTTAAGAAAAGCTTATGCTTGTATAAAATTTGttgcatttaaaaaaaaaaaaaaatagctatttaaaaatttgaagcattaactatttttttttttttttttattttcttttaaaattaaatttatacatttttcgattttatttattttttatttatgtgcacacaagaaaaaaaagaaaatatatttttatatttcttcattcttaaattatttatcttGAATTATCgaaaatttacataaataaatCTTTATGACAAATTCAACTTTATTCTCTTTGGCGTTACacatcaaataaaaaaattagaataaatataacatactacatagtaaaaaaaataaagagatTTTTTAGATTATTAAGTATATGAACAATTTAAGCGaacattttttaagaaaacaaaaataagtttttttGGAATACTCATAAGCACCATCAcctatatataaatttttcctTGAAGtaaaatcttttattaaaaatggtaaacaaatatatatatatatatgtgataAAAATAGATGAAATGTTAAAGGTCTTggtatttattcttttattaaatgaaaaacatTTCCATATACTGATACTTTCATACATTtcaaatttcttttttgattttaaaccttatgtatatatttaaagtgttcatttttttcttttaacaatgtatatttatatacatatatatatttataaatgctTATTAATctatattcaattttttttaaaaaatatgtattgctaatatttttctttttcatctcTCTATGCATAAATATTGAAGAAATgttaataattttcattatatgttattaaaagaataataatttaattgtatatttttttaataaattgtatATAGTTCTTACATTGTGAAAACATCACCTTTTTACTAATATTTAATTCCTTATTTATCTATTCTATACATACtgataaatttatattatgttgtatattacatttaatatatgaattttatattaaactATTGCatttgtatatattattgtaatatgtataaaatgatatccttttattaattatttttatgaattttaatATGTACTGTTATTTTCTGCTTAGTATTCCTTTAATATATACTTaatactatttttatatgattacattttacatttttttttttactttttcccTTTAATTATTtccatatttataaatatattatttttcttttacataataaaattgtaaacttaaatatacttatatacttaataaataatcattctcttttttttaaatgatatagGTATCATGTACGGAATATAGAAATACACCTCTTAAGTTACCAGCTGATGTTGCTGAAGAATTAGCAACAACAGCCAAAAAGCTTGTTCTTCCAGGAAAAGGGATTTTAGCTGCTGATGAATCCACTCAAACGATTAAAAAGAGATTTGATAcaataaaattagaaaatacCATCGAAAATAGAGCTAGTTATAGAGATTTATTATTTGGAACAAAAGGCTTAGGTAAATACATTTCAGGTGCAATTTTATTTGAAGAAAccttatttcaaaaaaacgAAGCAGGAACCCCTTTAGTAAATTTGTTACATAATGAAGGAATAATACCTGGGATAAAAGTAGACAAAGGATTGGTTGCAATTCCATGCACAGATGATGAAAAGTCAACACAAGGATTAGATGGTTTAGCAGATAGATGTAAGGAATATTATAAAGCTGGAGCAAGATTTGCAAAATGGAGAGCTGTTTTAGTAATTGATCCATCTAAAGGAAAACCAACTGATTTATCTATCAAAGAAACAGCATGGGGATTAGCTAGATATGCAGCTATTTGTCAACAAAACCGTCTTGTTCCAATAGTTGAACCAGAAATATTGGCAGATGGTGCACACACTATTGAAGTATGTGCAAATGTAACTCAAAAAGTTTTATCTTGTGTTTTTAAAGCATTACATGAAAATGGAGTGTTATTAGAGGGTGCTTTATTAAAGCCAAATATGGTTACAGCTGGATATGAATGCtcagaaaaaacaaaaacacaAGATGTTGGTTTCTATACTGTAAGAACGTTAAGAAGAACTGTACCACCAGCTTTACCAGGAGTTGTATTTTTGTCAGGTGGACAATCAGAAGAAGAAGCttctattaatttaaattcaaTCAATGTATTAGGCCCACATCCATGGGCATTAACTTTTTCATACGGAAGAGCTTTACAAGCTTCTGTTTTAAACACATGGAAAGGAAAGAAGGAAAATGTTGCCAAAGCTAGAGAAGTTTTACTACAAAGAGCTGAAGCTAATTCTTTAGCAACTTACGGAAAATATAAAGGAGGAGCAGGTGGAGAAAATGCAGCTGCATCATTATATGAGAAAAAATATGTGtactaaaaagaaaaagaaaaaaagttaataaaataatatattcatatatatttacatataatttatatatttattattatatcatAGAATTATGTATttgtataattattataaatttttattttatgaatttcTAACTTTTACATAACTAGTAtacaattataatttttataattataatattttgataaatgtatatatatataaattaccagaacatttttcttaaaaaaaaagtgtcaaaatattaaacaacagtattatcattaaaaaaaaaaaaaaaaattatacagaTATAgatatatgtaaattttttttttcatatttttaaaaactaaaaatttcaatttttttttaatccgataaaatattattgtaatatatattttaatcaaAACTaagtatttaatattttacattaaaacttattttagaatataaaggaaaaaaaataacacaTTAAATATTGTATTggaaaaaaaactatattaaaattataattacaaattttttttattgtctAAAACTGTAATTTAAAGAATACATAAAGCtgtatttaaagaaataataatcttaaaaaaaaatatatataagtatttAATACTTCTAAATTTTAcaatattttcaataattCACTAcactaaaaaataaaataaaataaaatagataatCTAGTAATATAGATATACAATATAtttctaaaattaaaaaaaaataaaacattcaTATTATTGAAAAAGTGAAATAATTAGTACaattttcaataaataattatgaaagtTTTTTAgttctttaatatttttagtatGTAGCTATATGTaagtattatatttttcctaaaaatattttttatattaatcattatggagaaaaaaaaaaatagaaaatattgtattaaaaaatgtgTCTAGTTGTTAAATTCAAATTTGTAAAATTCTacttttcataattttctttatattaatttaaaattactaCCTTTTTTTGCCTTTAATTAAAGATGATATAActgttaaaaataaaaaattatgcaGCATTATGAAATACTTTTTGGAAAAAATAGGTGTAAAAggcattaaaaatattaaaaaaaaaaaaaaaaaaagaaaaaaaaaaatgatatagatatactttcttttttattttattaaaatttaccTTATAACACAACCTAACCAAGTAGGAAtgagaattttttttctttctctaAAAATTACTTTACTGCAAAAGTGAAAGGATagtgaaaattaaaaaaaaaaacatttgttatttaattaataaaaaaaataaaataccaaatttttataattttataatagaaatattaatataatttaaccTAATTGATGAAGCAAAAATGCCTGATAGAGTAGATGATATAATGCtattatctaaatttttatttaattcacaATAGCATAACGTACAAACACCTGTATAAAGtggttaaaaaaaaattatgatagaTTATATGTTATTCATTTAAAGTctttaataagaaaaaattagtaaatacaaaataatataaaaaataatttcaaattttcatatattcatttattctcttgatattatatatataagcttatatttctattttatataatacatGTCCAAAACGATAATCTAGAAGCAAGAAAATTTGATATTTGTATATTATTCTtgatttttaataatatattgaaAGAAGgaaatttacaaaatattttactactattattattaaaatttaatttattatttaaccTTGTATTGTATAATTTATACTTTgctaaataaaatgaatttttaaatttttgagtacttttttttgcattaatgtttttctttacataagaaaatataatattatcatttttatgtatataaaattttttatgaatttctTTCCGAAAAACATATCCAATTATAAAACCATTTATATACATGCGAATAGTATAAATTGatacaatatttttaaattttattttgctGTCTTCACATAAAATATCATTCATTTTCGTTTTCTTTttgataaatttaatttaaatagtgcata harbors:
- the FBPA gene encoding fructose-bisphosphate aldolase, putative, with the protein product MVSCTEYRNTPLKLPADVAEELATTAKKLVLPGKGILAADESTQTIKKRFDTIKLENTIENRASYRDLLFGTKGLGKYISGAILFEETLFQKNEAGTPLVNLLHNEGIIPGIKVDKGLVAIPCTDDEKSTQGLDGLADRCKEYYKAGARFAKWRAVLVIDPSKGKPTDLSIKETAWGLARYAAICQQNRLVPIVEPEILADGAHTIEVCANVTQKVLSCVFKALHENGVLLEGALLKPNMVTAGYECSEKTKTQDVGFYTVRTLRRTVPPALPGVVFLSGGQSEEEASINLNSINVLGPHPWALTFSYGRALQASVLNTWKGKKENVAKAREVLLQRAEANSLATYGKYKGGAGGENAAASLYEKKYVY
- a CDS encoding histidine--tRNA ligase, putative; its protein translation is MSIILNKSFNLIFAKYFHSFSVRNQNKLFLLKNNSEKISYDLKMNVSIYKNKVFNTKDIVDVSINQKDLKVELSSFKDDFYKIKKESVNIDELEKIDVSCTNTNEFTEKEKDETNTLNYNVDELRCLYFFFLINLLRFKNNLDLNLIKNVCNEINNVTSSNVSFKNNFLHSVTLKNFLVGILKKCGKVEYNLNDFYSSINIILEKCSILFLNAYKTISYCKYLTCCLCSIFELFNLNCDVLFKNSFNNNVNNSNIHSINNLISSIKWMIHDSKVEKNNELSKRFSSNMLLFVYMQSKLSDECEYFMNLINQNFKNCIDNYKAECVEEMTSLNIYIDVIYKNINENIRSHIENVLDIANKILPLYINKLKDFLLSNEIIINENTDLKKPPSNGFIVDFKSEDNLEFLLLGVYENYLRNIANMFLEASRKNELQKNKEMNRVYNSLLIFLTDIIMHMNIMYDIKAYNKAISQIMKSKKVSSSVHNIGIGCFDFKNFLYSLISKENSKLKLENENEIMKDKKIITNRFFNFLNDNFLPYKFEEEINEILMQKNINFILKVPKGTKDFTGEDMQLRNIFFDFIKKKFLLHGAVEIDTPVFELKETLTDKYGEDSKLIFDLKDQGGENLSLRYDLTVPLYRFINTNDINQLKRFHIGKVYRRDEPSMNRGRFREFYQCDFDIVGKYDKLRTDFHILYIFWDILSNLRNVIGNFKCKLNHRKILEYILISSNIPKDKVKTISSSIDKLDKITFQQFREELLNEKGIPVESVDKIEEYISKTLSLSPFLVIEFLRNDLNQSNFGETYKNEVLEVINHLEQIFELLKHFNMVNQFAFDLSLARGLDYYTGIIFEFVLLSETSIGSIAAGGRYDYLIRNKRKEYIPSVGASIGIERIITIAEQFIKKKNLVLTGSEHKNDLVSKESSSNNTSKLNLKDNSIDVLVCNIKKNCFKETIELCKKLWEHDISTEFTYVKDQRIQKQLVYALEKQIPLVVIIGDEIEKGIVKLRELTYDKNKSVEEKEVNINNIVSEINNYFRNNLSWKKNITNILFEKKD